The Chitinivorax sp. PXF-14 nucleotide sequence ATGGCGCAGACCGCGCAGCTTCTTGCCTGAGCCGGCCACCTGCACCTTGGCATCGTTGCGCGTGACGATCGTGCCGGCCTGCCAGACGCGCCCCTGGCCACACGCCTCGGGGAAATCCATCTGCAGGCGGGGATTGAACGCCAGCTCGGCCTTGATCGCCTCCAGCATCGGATACGCCTGGTCGATGCTGTCCATCACGATCACGGGGTAGCGCTTGCGGCCCGTGACCAGGCACCACAGCACGAACAGCTGCGACACCAGCGTAGACTTGGCTTCACCTCGAGGCGCCGCGATCGCGTCCGTCTCGCTTTTGTCACTGCGGACGATCTCCGGCAGCCGCGCGAACAGGTATTTGTGCAGCTCCGACTTGTGCGGGCTGCGGACATAATGCGGGAAGTAGGTGCCGACAAAGAACTCGAAGTCATCTGTCGCCTGCACGATGCGGTGGCTGCGCTCCCGCGGGTCGGGCGAAAAGCCGGAGACCTCGGCCTCGATGCGCTGGCGCAGCTGCGCCGCAAACTCGACCAGGTCGCTACTGGCCTGGCGGGCCGACAGCTTCTTACCGCTGGCCATTGGCATAGGCCTCCACCGCAGCAACCATCTTGTCGGCGAGCGCCGGATACATCTTCAGAAAGAGGTCGGTCAGCGCCTTGATCGCGGCATTCTCGATCGCCAATTGGTCGGCCTCGGGCATCATGCCCTTGCCCGCCGCCTTCAGCTTGGCCACGGTATCGCCCAAGGTGCCGATGGCTCGCACCGCCTCGAACGGATCTTCGCTATGCTCCAGCGCCTCGAGCAGGGCCTCGGCGCGGACCAGGCCGCGCACGATGACCCGCCCCATCGCCTGCTCGATGCCGCCGCCCGCGACGATCAGGCTTGCCGCCTGGAACTTGTCCCAGTCCTCGGCGGTACCCTTGGCCTCACGGAACCAGTGCCGTGCCGTTGCATACGGAATGCCAACCTGCTCGGCGGCCCGCTCCAGCGGCAGGCCGCCAATATAGGCGGCGCGCAGTTGCGATCGCTTCTCCGGCGGATGCGCCATCACAGCGCCCCAGGGAACGGCGCGCGGCGACGGGCCACGTCCATGCCGCGTTCGGTACACATCGCCGCATCGCCATCGCAGCGCACCAGCCCCATTTCGGCCAGCCAGCCAAGGTCGGCACGGATCAGGTCGGCGCTTGCCACCACCCCGTGCACTGCCTGCATTTCCGCGCGCAAGTCATGCACGCTGGCCGGCTGCTCGAACGAGAGCGTTGCCAGTAGCGAGCTGCGCCTGCGCTGTTCCTGCTCGGTCATTTCATGCCTTTCTGTGCAATCTGGTTGAGGATCAGGCGCAGGGTGTCGGTCTGGCCACGGCTCTCGCCCACCAGCTGGTGGACGGTTGCCGACAGGCCGTTGACTGCCTCGTATACCTTGGCCAGATCGCTGTGATTGGGGGCGGATTCCGCCGTGGTCTCCAGGCGCTGGATGCGCTCCGCATAGGCATGCAACTGCCCTGACTGCACATCGAAGCGCGCCTCGATGTCTTCCTCCAGCTTGCCGATCCGCTCGTTGGTCGCCTTGTTCTTGTTGGCCAGGTACATATAAAGCGCCACGCCCCAGGTCAGCACGAAATTGGCCACGGCGATGCCCAGTGCGATGTCTTCCCGGCTCACGCGTGCCTCCGAGCATTCATG carries:
- a CDS encoding DUF1804 family protein, coding for MAHPPEKRSQLRAAYIGGLPLERAAEQVGIPYATARHWFREAKGTAEDWDKFQAASLIVAGGGIEQAMGRVIVRGLVRAEALLEALEHSEDPFEAVRAIGTLGDTVAKLKAAGKGMMPEADQLAIENAAIKALTDLFLKMYPALADKMVAAVEAYANGQR